One Methylosinus sp. LW4 genomic region harbors:
- a CDS encoding DUF190 domain-containing protein, giving the protein MQLPRDATLLRIFIGEDEKFEGRPLHEAIVRTARALHLAGATVLRGPAGFGHSSRMRTTKILSLSEDLPIVIEIVDEEEKIDAFLPTLDAMMSGGLVTLEKVRVMRYGEKM; this is encoded by the coding sequence CGAGACGCGACTCTGCTGCGCATCTTCATCGGCGAGGACGAGAAGTTCGAAGGGCGGCCGCTGCATGAGGCGATCGTGCGGACGGCGCGCGCGCTGCATCTCGCCGGCGCCACCGTGCTGCGCGGTCCTGCGGGATTCGGCCACAGCAGCCGGATGCGCACCACGAAGATTTTGAGCCTCTCGGAAGACCTTCCCATCGTCATAGAGATCGTCGACGAGGAGGAGAAGATCGACGCCTTTCTGCCGACGCTCGATGCGATGATGAGCGGCGGGCTGGTCACGCTCGAGAAAGTGCGCGTGATGCGCTATGGCGAGAAGATGTGA
- a CDS encoding DEAD/DEAH box helicase, with amino-acid sequence MHLSHLFHPAVTAWFADHFRNATPAQAEAWPQIKSGRNILIAAPTGSGKTLAAFLAAIDDLIRQGLAGTLPDETRVVYVSPLKALSNDVSRNLEAPLAGVREKLRQAELPDVDIRVVVRTGDTPTAERERMRKRPPHILVTTPESLYVLLGSESGRKALATTRAIIVDEIHAVAPNKRGAHLSLSLERLAALCGDGLQRIGLSATQNPISSVAHFLVGAGSQAAPAREPGIVDSGHHRARDLAIEVPGAPLEAVMSAEVWAQVYDRLAELIAEHRTTLVFVNTRRLAERIARELSDRLGEEAVTSHHGSMAKEHRLLAEQRLKRGELKALVATASLELGIDIGDVTLVCQIASPRSIASFLQRVGRSGHVVGGLPKGRLFPLSRDDLVECAALLDSVRRGELDRLAIPHRPLDVLAQQIVAEVAAQEWGEAELFERFKRAWPYRALERAEFDDVVKMLAEGYATRRGRRGALLHHDAVNHILRERRGARMTALTSGGAIPETADYQVLLEPENHIVGTVHEDFAVESMAGDIFQLGNASYRVQRVERGTLRVEDAQGQPPTIPFWLGEAPARADELSLSVSRLRGEIAERLRRDPGGGEAQRWLMEEVGVAPPAAEQLVDYLAGALGAFGGVLPTQDCLVLERFFDEAGGMQLVVHSPFGGRINRAFGLALRKRFCRKFNFELQAAATEDNILLSLTTAHSFELAEVAKYLHSNSVRGVLVQAMLTAPMFMTRWRWTAGISLALPRFQGGKKTPPQFLRMQAEDLVAAVFPDQIACAENLAGEREVPDHPLTNQTIWDCLHEAMDIDGLERLLRRMESGEVRVVACDLTQPSPLALEVLSARPYAFLDDAPLEERRAQAVMARRWQDPQSASDLGRLDAEAIERVKSEAWPEPIDPEELHDALLWIGCLTEAEVAAAPDWAAWLEALARQKRATRFETGAASFWVAAERLTQFHALWPKARLAPKISPPESEAPALWSAEQALIEILRGRLEGLGPVTQTGLAAALGLEPTSLTTALVALEAEGTIMRGRFLPGANDEQWCDRRLLARIHHYTIKRLRAEIEPVAARDFLRFLFDWQHVAEEARLKGPEALTAALSGLEGYEAPAGAWETEILPARLSDYETGYLDSLCLSGRIAWARLTPPAAAKGARMVSPIKSSPIALLERRRLADWTSIATPAEPPALSGRAQLALETLRAEGALFFEELVDASRLLRSELETALGELAALGLVTSDSFGGLRALLVPSEKRKPFDGARRRGKVLSFGMESAGRWSLIRRAYAAPGSQARHACVEHIAQALLRRYGVVFWRLLAREGGWLPPWRDLLRVYRRLEARGEIRGGRFVAGFSGEQYALPDAVGLLREIRRRPADGRYVSLSAADPLNLIGVLTPGGKLAALTGNRLLYRDGLPIAALAGGKIEFLTNVDEATRWEAEKRLIRSAARGQLADLA; translated from the coding sequence ATGCATCTGTCGCACCTTTTTCATCCGGCGGTTACGGCATGGTTCGCCGATCATTTCCGCAATGCGACGCCGGCGCAAGCGGAAGCTTGGCCCCAAATCAAATCCGGCCGAAATATCCTGATCGCCGCGCCCACCGGCTCCGGCAAGACGCTGGCGGCTTTTCTGGCGGCGATCGACGATCTCATCCGCCAGGGCCTCGCCGGGACTCTGCCGGACGAGACGCGCGTCGTCTATGTCTCGCCGCTCAAGGCGCTGTCCAACGACGTCAGCCGCAACCTCGAGGCTCCGCTCGCCGGGGTGCGGGAGAAGCTGAGGCAGGCCGAGCTGCCGGACGTCGATATTCGCGTGGTCGTGCGCACCGGCGACACGCCCACCGCCGAGCGCGAGCGAATGCGCAAGCGCCCGCCGCATATTCTCGTGACGACGCCCGAATCGCTCTATGTGCTGCTCGGCTCCGAGTCGGGCCGCAAGGCGCTCGCGACGACGCGCGCCATCATCGTGGACGAGATTCACGCCGTCGCGCCCAATAAGCGCGGGGCGCATCTTTCGCTCTCGCTGGAGCGGCTCGCCGCGCTCTGCGGCGACGGATTGCAACGCATCGGCCTCTCCGCCACGCAGAACCCCATTTCCTCGGTGGCGCATTTTCTCGTCGGCGCGGGATCGCAGGCGGCGCCGGCGCGCGAGCCGGGAATCGTCGATTCCGGCCATCACCGCGCCCGCGATCTCGCCATAGAGGTTCCCGGCGCGCCGCTCGAGGCGGTGATGTCGGCGGAGGTCTGGGCTCAGGTCTACGACCGGCTCGCCGAGCTGATCGCCGAGCATCGCACCACTCTGGTCTTCGTGAACACGCGCCGCCTCGCCGAGCGCATCGCGCGGGAATTGTCGGATCGTCTCGGCGAGGAGGCCGTCACCTCGCATCACGGCAGCATGGCGAAGGAGCATCGCCTGCTCGCCGAGCAGCGGCTGAAGCGCGGCGAGCTCAAAGCCTTGGTGGCGACCGCCTCATTGGAGCTCGGCATCGATATCGGCGATGTAACGCTGGTCTGCCAGATCGCCTCGCCGCGCTCCATAGCGAGCTTTCTGCAGCGCGTCGGGCGCTCCGGCCATGTCGTCGGCGGCCTGCCCAAGGGGCGGCTGTTTCCCTTGTCGCGCGACGATCTCGTCGAATGCGCGGCGCTACTCGACAGCGTGCGGCGCGGCGAGCTGGACCGGCTCGCCATTCCGCATCGCCCGCTCGACGTGCTCGCCCAGCAGATCGTCGCCGAGGTGGCGGCGCAGGAATGGGGCGAGGCCGAGCTCTTCGAGCGTTTCAAGCGCGCCTGGCCCTATCGCGCATTGGAGCGCGCCGAATTCGACGATGTGGTGAAAATGCTCGCCGAGGGCTATGCGACGCGGCGCGGCAGGCGCGGCGCGCTGCTGCATCATGATGCGGTGAATCACATTCTGCGCGAGCGGCGCGGCGCACGCATGACGGCGCTCACCTCCGGCGGCGCCATCCCCGAGACCGCCGATTATCAAGTGCTGCTGGAGCCGGAGAATCACATTGTCGGCACGGTGCATGAGGATTTCGCCGTGGAGAGCATGGCCGGCGACATTTTCCAGCTCGGCAACGCCTCCTATCGCGTGCAGCGCGTCGAGCGCGGGACCTTGCGCGTCGAGGATGCGCAGGGCCAGCCGCCGACCATTCCCTTCTGGCTCGGCGAGGCGCCGGCGCGCGCGGACGAGCTGTCCCTCTCCGTCTCGCGCCTACGCGGCGAGATCGCCGAGCGTCTGCGCCGAGACCCCGGCGGCGGCGAGGCGCAACGCTGGCTGATGGAGGAGGTCGGCGTCGCGCCGCCCGCCGCGGAGCAGCTGGTCGACTATCTCGCCGGAGCGCTCGGCGCCTTCGGCGGCGTGCTGCCGACGCAGGATTGCCTCGTGCTGGAACGCTTTTTCGACGAGGCGGGCGGAATGCAGCTCGTCGTGCATTCGCCCTTCGGCGGGCGCATCAATCGCGCCTTCGGCCTCGCATTGCGCAAGCGCTTTTGCCGCAAGTTCAACTTCGAGCTTCAGGCGGCGGCGACGGAAGACAACATACTGCTCTCGCTCACCACGGCGCATAGTTTCGAGCTCGCCGAGGTGGCGAAATATCTTCATTCCAACAGCGTGCGCGGCGTGCTGGTGCAGGCGATGCTGACCGCGCCCATGTTCATGACGCGCTGGCGCTGGACGGCGGGAATCTCGCTCGCTCTGCCGCGCTTCCAGGGCGGCAAGAAGACGCCGCCGCAATTTCTACGCATGCAGGCGGAGGATTTGGTCGCCGCCGTCTTTCCCGATCAGATCGCCTGCGCCGAAAATCTCGCCGGCGAGCGCGAGGTTCCCGACCATCCGCTGACCAACCAGACCATTTGGGACTGTCTGCACGAGGCGATGGATATTGACGGGCTGGAGCGGCTGCTGCGGCGCATGGAGTCGGGCGAGGTGCGCGTCGTCGCCTGCGATCTCACCCAGCCTTCGCCGCTGGCGCTGGAGGTGCTCTCCGCGCGGCCTTACGCTTTCCTCGACGACGCCCCCCTCGAGGAGCGCCGCGCGCAGGCGGTGATGGCGCGACGCTGGCAGGACCCGCAGAGCGCCTCCGATCTCGGCCGGCTGGACGCGGAGGCGATCGAGCGCGTGAAGTCCGAGGCCTGGCCCGAGCCGATCGACCCGGAGGAACTGCATGACGCGCTGCTTTGGATCGGTTGCCTCACCGAGGCGGAGGTCGCCGCCGCGCCGGACTGGGCCGCATGGCTCGAGGCGCTGGCTCGCCAAAAGCGCGCGACGCGTTTCGAGACCGGGGCGGCGAGCTTCTGGGTCGCGGCGGAGCGGCTGACGCAATTTCACGCGCTCTGGCCCAAGGCGCGGCTGGCGCCGAAAATTTCGCCGCCCGAGAGCGAGGCGCCGGCGCTGTGGTCGGCCGAGCAGGCGCTGATCGAAATCTTGCGCGGTCGGCTCGAGGGGCTGGGTCCGGTCACGCAGACGGGGCTCGCCGCGGCGCTCGGCCTCGAGCCTACGAGTCTGACGACCGCGCTGGTCGCGCTGGAAGCGGAAGGCACGATCATGCGCGGGCGTTTCCTGCCCGGCGCCAATGACGAGCAATGGTGCGACCGCCGCCTGCTGGCGCGCATCCACCATTACACGATCAAGCGCCTGCGCGCCGAGATCGAGCCCGTTGCGGCGCGCGACTTCCTGCGCTTCCTCTTCGATTGGCAGCATGTCGCCGAGGAGGCGCGGCTGAAAGGGCCGGAGGCGCTGACCGCCGCTCTCTCGGGCCTCGAGGGATATGAAGCGCCGGCGGGCGCCTGGGAGACGGAAATCCTCCCCGCGCGCCTCTCCGATTACGAGACCGGATATCTCGATTCGCTCTGCCTCTCCGGCCGCATCGCCTGGGCGCGGTTGACGCCGCCCGCCGCCGCCAAGGGCGCCCGCATGGTCTCGCCGATCAAAAGCTCGCCGATCGCTCTCTTGGAGCGGCGAAGGCTGGCCGATTGGACCTCGATCGCGACGCCCGCCGAGCCGCCGGCGCTGAGCGGCCGCGCGCAATTGGCGCTCGAGACGCTGCGCGCCGAGGGGGCGCTGTTCTTCGAGGAGCTGGTCGACGCCTCGCGCCTGCTGCGCTCCGAGCTGGAGACGGCGCTGGGCGAGCTGGCCGCGCTCGGCCTCGTCACCTCGGACAGTTTCGGCGGGCTGCGCGCGCTGCTCGTGCCTTCCGAGAAGCGCAAGCCTTTCGACGGCGCGCGGCGGCGCGGCAAAGTGCTCTCCTTCGGCATGGAGAGCGCCGGGCGCTGGTCCCTCATTCGCCGCGCCTATGCGGCGCCGGGCTCACAGGCGCGTCACGCTTGCGTGGAGCACATCGCGCAGGCGCTGCTGCGCCGCTATGGCGTCGTCTTCTGGCGCCTTTTGGCGCGCGAAGGCGGCTGGCTGCCGCCCTGGCGCGATCTCCTGCGCGTCTATCGGCGGCTCGAGGCGCGCGGCGAAATTCGCGGCGGGCGTTTCGTCGCCGGCTTTTCCGGCGAGCAATATGCGCTGCCGGACGCCGTCGGCCTGCTGCGCGAGATTCGCCGCCGGCCCGCCGATGGGCGATATGTGTCGCTGTCGGCGGCCGATCCGCTCAATCTCATCGGCGTGCTGACTCCGGGCGGGAAGCTCGCCGCGCTCACCGGCAATCGCCTGCTCTATCGCGACGGCCTCCCCATAGCCGCGCTCGCCGGCGGCAAAATCGAATTTCTGACGAACGTCGACGAAGCGACGCGATGGGAGGCGGAGAAACGCCTCATCCGTTCGGCGGCGCGGGGACAGCTCGCCGATCTGGCGTGA
- a CDS encoding response regulator — protein sequence MRSKFIDTSSFLYAGFAILAASLFAAFAFVGKQATDYRDVRQLIGEKRIHHNILDRLQEAESAERGYLLTNDAAYLAPFDAAKARVNADFDALLRASEPGEDRNALEAQRVIANEKLAEMTKNVELQAAGRHEDAVAIVRAGSGRAFMEQLRVGLDDKTSRQQQLIDAQSRGVETNGSLLRAGAALAISITILIGAATIAVLRGRLEEIAAAQSELRDVNAALSTEAAQREQLAEQLRQSQKMEAIGQLTGGLAHDFNNMLAVVIGSVNLAKRRLSTDPAETLRYLDSALEGAEHAATLTHRLLAFSRRQPLAPEPIDPNKMVSSMAEMLRRTLGEDVRLEAVFAGGLWRAYADPSQLETTILNLALNARDAMPQGGALTIETSNAYLDEEYAAREVGIPSGQYVLIAVTDTGTGMSRETVARAFDPFFTTKPAGRGTGLGLSQVYGFVRQSGGHVRIYSEQGLGTTVKLYLPRHHGPASATTTSTPPARTAPRSEKSETILIVEDDTRVRDLTADTLAELGYSVLAAESAAAALRQLEVNPNISLLFTDVVMPDTNGRKLAEEAWRRRPDLKILFTTGYTPNAVVHNGVLDPGVELIVKPYSIDRLGRKVRDVLDGARAVPPETKTSRRKVMIVDDDAAVCEAMAELLRLENYEVGVASDGMRALELAQSFKPDVALLDLGLPIMDGYETARRLRAAPEGRDLLLIASTGSGGDDVRRLCEAAGFDFHLVKPIDLDALKALIDGQKPHPSRAT from the coding sequence ATGCGCAGCAAATTCATCGATACGTCGTCGTTCCTCTATGCCGGCTTCGCCATTCTCGCGGCGTCCTTGTTCGCCGCTTTCGCTTTCGTCGGCAAGCAGGCGACCGACTATCGCGACGTGCGGCAGCTCATCGGCGAGAAGCGGATTCATCACAACATACTCGATCGGCTCCAGGAGGCCGAATCCGCGGAGCGCGGCTATCTGCTGACCAATGACGCGGCCTATCTCGCGCCCTTCGACGCCGCCAAGGCCCGCGTGAACGCCGATTTCGACGCGCTGCTGCGCGCGAGCGAGCCGGGCGAGGATCGCAATGCGCTGGAGGCGCAGCGCGTGATCGCCAATGAGAAGCTCGCCGAAATGACCAAGAATGTGGAGCTGCAGGCGGCCGGCCGGCATGAGGACGCCGTGGCCATCGTGCGCGCCGGCTCCGGCAGGGCCTTCATGGAGCAGCTGCGCGTCGGCCTCGACGACAAGACGTCTCGCCAGCAGCAGCTGATCGACGCACAATCGCGCGGCGTGGAGACGAATGGCTCGCTGCTGCGCGCCGGCGCGGCGCTCGCCATCTCCATCACCATTCTCATCGGCGCGGCGACCATCGCCGTGCTGCGCGGACGGCTCGAGGAGATCGCGGCGGCGCAATCGGAGCTGCGCGACGTCAACGCCGCGCTCTCCACCGAGGCGGCGCAGCGCGAGCAGCTCGCCGAGCAATTGCGCCAATCGCAGAAGATGGAGGCGATCGGCCAGCTCACCGGCGGCCTCGCGCATGATTTCAACAATATGCTCGCCGTCGTCATCGGCAGCGTCAATCTCGCCAAGCGGCGCCTCTCCACCGATCCGGCGGAGACGCTGCGCTATCTCGACAGCGCGCTGGAAGGCGCCGAGCATGCGGCGACGCTGACGCATCGTCTGCTCGCCTTCTCGCGGCGCCAGCCCCTCGCGCCCGAGCCGATCGACCCCAATAAGATGGTCTCGTCCATGGCCGAGATGCTTCGCCGCACGCTGGGCGAGGATGTGCGGCTGGAGGCGGTCTTCGCCGGCGGCCTGTGGCGCGCCTATGCGGACCCAAGCCAGCTCGAGACGACGATCCTCAATCTCGCGCTCAATGCGCGCGACGCCATGCCCCAAGGCGGGGCGCTCACCATAGAGACGAGCAACGCCTATCTCGACGAGGAATATGCCGCGCGCGAGGTGGGCATACCGTCCGGCCAATATGTGCTGATCGCCGTCACCGACACCGGAACCGGCATGAGCCGCGAGACGGTCGCGCGCGCCTTCGATCCTTTCTTCACCACCAAGCCCGCCGGGCGCGGCACCGGGCTCGGATTGAGCCAGGTCTATGGCTTCGTGCGCCAGTCGGGCGGGCATGTCCGCATCTATTCGGAGCAGGGGCTCGGCACCACGGTCAAGCTCTATCTGCCGCGCCATCACGGCCCCGCCAGCGCGACGACCACATCCACGCCGCCTGCGCGCACCGCGCCGCGCAGCGAGAAGAGCGAGACGATCCTCATCGTCGAGGACGATACGCGCGTGCGTGATCTCACCGCCGACACGCTCGCCGAGCTCGGCTATAGCGTGCTGGCGGCAGAGAGCGCCGCCGCCGCGCTGCGCCAGCTCGAGGTCAATCCGAATATTTCGCTGCTGTTCACCGATGTGGTGATGCCCGACACCAATGGCCGCAAGCTCGCCGAGGAGGCGTGGAGGCGTCGGCCCGATCTGAAGATACTCTTCACCACCGGCTACACGCCCAACGCCGTCGTCCACAATGGCGTGCTGGACCCCGGCGTCGAGCTGATCGTGAAGCCCTATTCCATCGATCGGCTGGGGCGCAAGGTGCGCGACGTTCTAGACGGCGCGCGCGCCGTTCCGCCGGAGACGAAGACGAGCCGGCGCAAGGTCATGATCGTCGATGACGACGCGGCCGTGTGCGAGGCCATGGCGGAGCTGCTGCGTCTCGAGAATTACGAGGTCGGCGTCGCCAGCGACGGAATGCGCGCGCTCGAGCTGGCGCAGAGCTTCAAGCCCGATGTCGCTCTGCTCGATCTCGGCCTTCCGATCATGGACGGCTATGAGACGGCGCGCCGGCTGCGCGCCGCGCCGGAAGGGCGGGATCTTCTCCTCATCGCCTCCACCGGCTCCGGCGGCGATGATGTGCGGCGTCTCTGCGAGGCCGCCGGATTCGATTTCCATCTCGTCAAGCCGATCGATCTCGACGCGCTGAAGGCTCTGATCGACGGCCAAAAGCCGCACCCCTCTCGCGCCACATGA